ACTATTTAAGATTTTTTGTTTCATCTTTCCCCCCATTAAAAAAACTAAAATAATTTTATCCTTTTTTTGTTTCTTTTTTGTTAATAATAATGAAGAAAATAAAAACAAAAATGCGATTGTCAAAGACAATCGCAAAAAAAGAATAAAAATTAAATACTGTTTATAACTCTTTTTGAAATTTCATTATGTTTTTCAATTAATTTTGGTAATTCATCATCTAATATTTCCCCGTCTTTAACTCTTATTTCCCCATTAATAACATTTAAATCAACTTGTTTTCCATCACACATTAAAACAGCTCCAAGTGGATCATCGAGTCCCCCAGCAAATTCTAATCTATTTAAATTAAAACCAATAAAATCAGCAGCTTTTCCAATTTCTATGCTTCCAATGTAATCATCCATTCTTAAAACTCTAGCTCCACCCATTGTTCCCATTCTCAATGCTTCTTTTACAGTTAATGCATCTGCACCGTATTTTACTCTTTGTAATAATAATGCATTCCTAATTTCTGCAATCATATTATTAGTATCATTACTTGCACTACCATCTACGGCAATACCTATTCTTATCTTATCTTTCATTTTTGTTACGGGCGCAATTCCAGAACCTAATCTCATATTTGATGATGGACAATGTGCCATACCCACATCATTTTTTGCGAGTTTTTCTATATCAGAATCGCTTAACCAAACAAGATGTGCAAACCATGCTCTAGGATTAAGCCAACCTAATTCTTCCATATAATCAACAGGTTTTTTACCGAATTTTTCTAAACAATACTCATCTTCATCTAATGTTTCAGCTACATGGGTGTGTAATAACACATCATATTCTTCAGCTATTTTTACAGTTTCTTTCATTAATTCTGGAGTAACAGAAAATGGCGAACAAGGAGCGAGTGCAATTCTGAGCATTGAATATTTTTCTGGATTATGATATTTTTCTATAACTCTAATGCTTTCTTTGATTATTTCTTTTTCTGTTTGAACAACGCTATCGGGAGGAAGACCGCCATCTTTTTTACTCATAGACATGCTTCCGCGTGTAGGGTGAAATCTTATTCCAGTACGTATAGCACCTTCAATTTCTGCATCTATTGCTTCATTTAATCCATATGGATATAAGTATAGATGATCTGTAGTAGTGGTAACTCCTGTTTTCATCATTTCATAATTAGCAATAATAGAACTAATATAAAATCCTTCTCTATCAATAAACTTCCATCTTTCATATAGAAATACTAGCCAATCAAATAATTTTGCATTTTGTGCACCTTTAACATTTCTTGTTAATGATTGGTATAAATGATGGTGAGTATTAACAAAGCCAGGCATTATGAGCATATCTTTACAATCATGAATTTCATCTGCTTCTATATCTGGACTCCCGGTACCAATATCTTTAATAACATTATCTTCTATATAAATATATGCATTTTCGAGTTCTGTATCATTATTATCAAATGTGGCTAGATAAGAGATGTTTTTAAATAGTTTTTTCATTCGTCAAACCACACCTTTCTTAATTCGTCTATATGCTCTTGTCTATATTCTTCTAAAAGCTTATTAGTTTCATGTACTTTTTCTTGATGTTTTATCCAATATGATTGGTCTTTTTGTGCATCTAATTCTTCTACAGTTTTACCTTGTTGCTCTACCCATGTGTAATACTTTAAATTATGCCATCTTTCTCTATTATATTTATCGCCTTCAAATATTCCTGATGTTTCTTGATATAAGAATATTCTTTCAACTCTTGATTTTGCTTCTGCCCTATCTAATTTACCATATGTTTCTGCCATTTGTTTCATAACTGAGTGATATCTATCTATATTATCAGTTGCTACAACAAATATGTTATCGTCTTCATTTAAATTATAGAATTTAGCCATTTTTATAGCTCCTATAACATTAGCAATACCAGAAATACCAAATTTATCGGAAATATAATCAACCATATCAGGATTTACAAATTCTTTTAAGAATTTTCTTCCTTCTTCTTCATATAATACTTGAAGCATTTTTTTACTATCTACATCATCAACTAATACAACAGCATCATTATTCATTACATTATGAATCCAAGTAACATGCTTATCACCAATACCTTGAATATCATGTCCGCCATAACCGTTTAATGCAATAGTTGGACATTGTACAGGTTCCATTGCAACAACCTTAGCTTCTGGGAATTCTTGTTTAACTCTATCTCCACTTGCGATTGTACCAGCTGAACCTACTCCTAATACAATAGCAGCAATTCTCTCATTACCAATATGATATCTTTTAACGGTTTCTATCATTGTATTTCCAGTTACATAATAATGGAATCTATAATTTGCAAATTCTTCAAATTGGTTTAGAACTCTAATATGTTCAGGATCATTTTTCTTTAATTCATTACATTTGTCGTATATTTCTTTAACATTTGATTCACATCCAGGTGTAGGTATTACATCAGAACCATATTTTCTAATAATATCAAATCTTTCTTGACTCATTTCTTCAGGTAATATAACTAAAGACTTATAATTCATTCTTGAACTAACAAATGCACCACCAATACCATAATTTCCAGTTGAAGGCCAAACTAGAGTATGTTTTTCAAGATCTACCTCGTTTCTAATTGTTTTTTCCATTAAAACAGAATATGTTGCTCCTACTTTGTGACTTCCAGAAGGAAAATCCTTTGCATATAAAACTATAATGTTTGCTTTTACACCTGTTAGTTCTTTTGGTAAAACAAAATGTCTGATTTCATTGTTTTCATCCTTCCAGGATATGTTAAATAAATTTATCGGATGGAGTGGATCTTTCTTTTTCATTTCAATAGCTCTTTTTCTAATTTCTGGATCAATTTTTTCTGGATGTAACATTTCTTCAAATGTAGGTCCTACTATAGGTATTTTTTTCACTATATAACCCCCCTGAGATAGATTTTTATATTATATCTTCCATAGATATTGGAATTTTTAATATTCTTTTTTTAATAGCATTTGAAACAGCATTTGCTATAGAAGGAGGAGCACTCATTAATGAAGGTTCTCCTATACCTTTTGCGCCAAATGGACCATATGGGAATTCTTCCTCTACTATATCTGGAACAATTTCAGGAATATCTTTAATAGTAGGAATAACATAATTGTTAAAGTTATCAGTAATAATTTTTCCATCTTTTTGTTTTATTTCTTCCATAATTGCATGTCCCATTCCTTGTACAGCTCCACCTTGAATTTGTCCTATAACGCCATCATAATTAATAGCTTTACCGATATCATGTGATATCCACATTTTTTTAACATCAACTTTTCCAGTATATATATCCACTTCAACTAATGATAATTGAGTGGAATATGTATAAGTTACATAAGCTTCTCCAACACCATTTTCCATATCAAAGTTTAATTTTGGAGATTTAAACCATCCAGATTCATGTAACTTCACATTTGCATCATTACACATTTTTGCTATTTCGTCAAAAGTAAATTCCATATCTTTTATCTTATATATTCCTAAATTAATATGAATATCTTCAGGTTTTACATCAAATTTACCACATAAAAACTCTATAATATTATTTTTTATTTTTTCAGCAGCATCTTTAGCTGCATTTCCGCTAAAAACAGTTGTCCTAGAAGCAACAGTTGGTCCACTATCTTGAACAATAAAAGTGTCAGTTTGAAGTACATTTATTTTTTCTAAATGTTGTCCAAGTATTTCTGAAACAATCATTGATATTGCTGTTTTTGATCCTTGACCTATTTCTGTTCCGCCAAACATAACGTTTATTGTACCATCAGGAAAAACATGGACTTCGGAATTTGAAGCATCTAAGTGTTGTCCGCCAGCTCCTAAACTTACTCCATATATAATATGAGACCAACCTAAACCTCTTTTTTTAATAGTATTATTTTTATTAAATTCTTCAACTTCTTTTTTCAGCTGTTCATAATTAGATAATTTTTTAATATTTTCAAGTGTTTTTTTAGCTCCTACAGAAAATTCTAATTTATGACCTGTAGCTGTTTCAGCGCCTATTTCTAAAGCATTTATATACCTAATTTCCCAAGGGTCAATATTTAATTTTTCAGCGGCTTCATCCATTATTGATTCTATTGCGAATAATACTTGAGGAGATCCAAATCCTCTGAAAGCACCACAAGGTACTTTATTTGTATATACACCATATACATCAACATGAACATTAGGAACCTTATATGCGCCTGCTGAATGAGTTAAAGTTCTATACATAACAATAGGTGATAATGTTGAATAAGCTCCCATATCTAAATATGTTTTACTTTGTAATCCGATAATAGTACCATCTTTTTTAAAGGCTACCTTGTAATATGATTTTGAAGGATGTCTTTTACTTGTTTCTTTAATATCATGCTCCCTATCATATATTAGTTTAACAGGTCTTTTTGTTAAATAAGATAATAATGCTGCTTTTGATGCAATGTATGAAGGAACGTCTTCTTTTCCTCCGAATCCACCGCCAGTTTCCATTTGAATAACATCAACCTTATTAAATGGTATTTTTAGTATTTCTGAAACATCTTCTTGTACATAGAATGGACATTGCATAGAGCCATATATTTTTATTATTTCACCATCATAATATGCAACAGCACCTTGTGTTTCAAGATATGCTTGTTCTTGATAATCAGTTTTAAATTCTCTTTCAATTACCAAATCAGCATTTTCGAAAGCTTCATCTACCTTTCCTCTTCTTATTTTTTTATGAAAAGCAATATTTGTATCTTCATTATTTACTTTTATTTCATCTTTTATAGCTTCATCAATAGTTAATACAGCCGGTAGTTCTTCTACTTCAAAGTTTACCTTTGAAATAGCTTCTTCCACAGCTTCTTTTGTTTCTCCAGCTATCACAGCTATTGCATCATGTTCAAATCTAATCTTTTCTCCTACTGGAATAAGAAACCACATATCTTTTGTAACTACGCCAAACTTATTAGTTCCAGGTACATCCTTATACGTAGCAACTTTAACTATACCTGGTATTTTTTCAGCTTCAGATATATCTATGTTTTTTAATATTCCATGAGCAATATTAGAATAAACTACACCAGCATATAGCATTCTATCAAAATATAAATCTGGTGTATATTTAGATTCTCCATATGCTTTTTCTTTAGCTTCTATTCTTTTAGTTTTTTTTCCAATTATTTTCATTCTATCCCCCCAGAAAACTATAATGAAATATTTTTGAATTCTATTTTAAATTTTACCTTATTTTCTCTTTTTTTTAATAATTAGTTTTAAAAAGAAAATGTTGTTTTTTTATTCATAAATATGAGTAATTAAACGCAAACATGGTTAATCGACAACATATAATATATTTTTAATGAATAATTAATGTAAAAAATTACTATTCATAAGTAATTATCATTGTTTATTTTTAATTATTGCAAAAAATCTCTTTTTTTGGTAGAATAGTTATGGTATAGGAGGTGGATTATGGAAGCTAAAATAGGATATCAAATATTCCCAGATCGTTTTTTTTCATATTATAACAGAGGGGATACCCCTTGGAATAAGCCTATAGTTAAAGACTTTCATGCTGGTAAAAGATTATATGGTGGAGATTTAAGAGGTATAGAAGAAAAGATTGAATATTTAAAAAAATTAAATATTGATTTTATTTATTTAACACCTATTTTTAAGGCAAATAGTAATCACAGATATGATGCTACAGATTATTTTGAAATTGATCCTGTTTTAGGTGATGACAGTGATTTAAAATCATTGATTAATAAGTTGCATGAAAACAATATA
This genomic interval from Marinitoga litoralis contains the following:
- a CDS encoding 8-oxoguanine deaminase, whose amino-acid sequence is MKKLFKNISYLATFDNNDTELENAYIYIEDNVIKDIGTGSPDIEADEIHDCKDMLIMPGFVNTHHHLYQSLTRNVKGAQNAKLFDWLVFLYERWKFIDREGFYISSIIANYEMMKTGVTTTTDHLYLYPYGLNEAIDAEIEGAIRTGIRFHPTRGSMSMSKKDGGLPPDSVVQTEKEIIKESIRVIEKYHNPEKYSMLRIALAPCSPFSVTPELMKETVKIAEEYDVLLHTHVAETLDEDEYCLEKFGKKPVDYMEELGWLNPRAWFAHLVWLSDSDIEKLAKNDVGMAHCPSSNMRLGSGIAPVTKMKDKIRIGIAVDGSASNDTNNMIAEIRNALLLQRVKYGADALTVKEALRMGTMGGARVLRMDDYIGSIEIGKAADFIGFNLNRLEFAGGLDDPLGAVLMCDGKQVDLNVINGEIRVKDGEILDDELPKLIEKHNEISKRVINSI
- a CDS encoding PLP-dependent cysteine synthase family protein encodes the protein MLHPEKIDPEIRKRAIEMKKKDPLHPINLFNISWKDENNEIRHFVLPKELTGVKANIIVLYAKDFPSGSHKVGATYSVLMEKTIRNEVDLEKHTLVWPSTGNYGIGGAFVSSRMNYKSLVILPEEMSQERFDIIRKYGSDVIPTPGCESNVKEIYDKCNELKKNDPEHIRVLNQFEEFANYRFHYYVTGNTMIETVKRYHIGNERIAAIVLGVGSAGTIASGDRVKQEFPEAKVVAMEPVQCPTIALNGYGGHDIQGIGDKHVTWIHNVMNNDAVVLVDDVDSKKMLQVLYEEEGRKFLKEFVNPDMVDYISDKFGISGIANVIGAIKMAKFYNLNEDDNIFVVATDNIDRYHSVMKQMAETYGKLDRAEAKSRVERIFLYQETSGIFEGDKYNRERWHNLKYYTWVEQQGKTVEELDAQKDQSYWIKHQEKVHETNKLLEEYRQEHIDELRKVWFDE
- a CDS encoding xanthine dehydrogenase family protein molybdopterin-binding subunit — protein: MKIIGKKTKRIEAKEKAYGESKYTPDLYFDRMLYAGVVYSNIAHGILKNIDISEAEKIPGIVKVATYKDVPGTNKFGVVTKDMWFLIPVGEKIRFEHDAIAVIAGETKEAVEEAISKVNFEVEELPAVLTIDEAIKDEIKVNNEDTNIAFHKKIRRGKVDEAFENADLVIEREFKTDYQEQAYLETQGAVAYYDGEIIKIYGSMQCPFYVQEDVSEILKIPFNKVDVIQMETGGGFGGKEDVPSYIASKAALLSYLTKRPVKLIYDREHDIKETSKRHPSKSYYKVAFKKDGTIIGLQSKTYLDMGAYSTLSPIVMYRTLTHSAGAYKVPNVHVDVYGVYTNKVPCGAFRGFGSPQVLFAIESIMDEAAEKLNIDPWEIRYINALEIGAETATGHKLEFSVGAKKTLENIKKLSNYEQLKKEVEEFNKNNTIKKRGLGWSHIIYGVSLGAGGQHLDASNSEVHVFPDGTINVMFGGTEIGQGSKTAISMIVSEILGQHLEKINVLQTDTFIVQDSGPTVASRTTVFSGNAAKDAAEKIKNNIIEFLCGKFDVKPEDIHINLGIYKIKDMEFTFDEIAKMCNDANVKLHESGWFKSPKLNFDMENGVGEAYVTYTYSTQLSLVEVDIYTGKVDVKKMWISHDIGKAINYDGVIGQIQGGAVQGMGHAIMEEIKQKDGKIITDNFNNYVIPTIKDIPEIVPDIVEEEFPYGPFGAKGIGEPSLMSAPPSIANAVSNAIKKRILKIPISMEDII